The DNA segment GGTGATGTTTAAGTTATTTATTTCTAAATATACAGATGATGAAAAAGTGAATGAGTACTATAAAAATTGATGCTACTTAACATCCTATCTTCTCATAACCTATATTTAATATAGAAACTCAAAGATATAGTTAAATTAAAAAAATCCATAAATAAGTTTTTATCTTATTTATGGATTTCCTCTTATTTTATTAACTTTTATCACATACTAACAAAAAGATTAGTTTAAAAGCTATTTAAAGAAGTTTATCTAGTGTAGTTTTTAATTTTTCATAAGCAACATATTTTTCAACTTGAACTTCTTTTATTTTTCCATTTTTATCTGCAATAAATTTTGTAGGAATTTTTTTCACTTTCATCACATCAATTGCATTATCCGTACTCTTATAGTAATCAAAAGTAAAATTACTTTCTTTAATATAAGCTTTCGCCTGTTTTACATTTTCTCTTTCACCATCTACTACATTTACAAAAACAAAATTTACTTTATCCTTATATTCCTTATAAAGTTTTTCTACATCTGGTAATTGTTTTCTGCAATCAGAACACCAACTCGCCCAATAAATAATAAAAGTAGGTTTCCCATTACGAAAATCAGATAGTTTCTTCTCTTCATTATTGCTAGATTTTATCGCAACATTAGGCAGGGCACTATTTATTAATGACTTTTGCTCTTGAGGAATAGTGACATTATTAGATGTGTTTTCTTTTGTATTTTCATTGCTAATAAAGATAACTATTGCTATTCCTAATATTACAGTAAATATAAGTGTTATTATTAAAATATTCTTTTTCATACTCTACCTCTATATTATATTATTAATTAAATTATATCATTAAATTATTATAAAAAAGCATTGGATTTAAATTATTTTTAAATCCAATGGCTTTTTTATTACTTTTTATTATTTAGAATATCTTTTTCTTAATAATATTAAAGCTATACCCATCACACCTAGCCATTCTAAGTTATTAGTATGCTCACCTGTTTTTGGTAGTACTTTCTTAGGTGGAATATTTGTTTTTGGTGGAATTGTTGGTGGTATTTTTGGTAATACATAAACCTCATTAGTTACTTTTGGTTTATGATCAAATCTAATCACCGCTTTATTAGGTATCTGAGTTACCCCATTATTACGATACTTACTTAAGTCAGCACCTTCTTTAATACTTGCATAGATTGATAACGTAACTTTTCTACCTTCTAGTTGTTTTAGAATTGTACGATCAGTAATCTCAAATTCTACTTTGTTACCTTTAATTTCTAAACGACCTAATTTCTTAGCTAATTCGTCTGAAATTTCTCCTTTAGTATTTCTAGATTTCAGCGCTTCATTTAGTAATTTAACCGCTTTCGCTTTATCAGTCTTCTCTTCTTCTTTAATCTTATCTTCTACTTCTTTGATTAATTTTTCTAATTCTACTTTTTCATCAGCTTTTTCTGGTTTATTGGCCTTCGCTAGTTTAGCTTTTGCTTCAGCTAATTTAGCTTGTGCGGCTTCTACCGCTTTTTCAGCTTTAACTACATTCCCTTTTGCTGTTGTTGCTTCCGCTGAATCTTTATCTTGAATTTCATTATAAGATTTTTTAAGTTTCACAAGGTCTGTTTTAGCTTTAGTTAATTCAGCTTCTGCTGTTTCGACTGCTTTAGCGAATTCCTTATCTTCAGCTTTCTCTGGTTTTAACTCTTTTAATTTTTCTTTGTGTTCTTTCAGTTTATCTTTTAATTTTTTCAATTCTGGCAGAACTTCTTCTTCTTTTATCAAGTCTCCACTAATTCTTATTGTTGCTTTATGTGGTACAAGGACTTTTTCAAGCTCATCAGTAATACTAAATTGTTTATAGTACCCATTTGGAGATATGTCTGTTCCAATATCATATCTAAACTTCTCTTTATTGTCTTTCAGTGCACGTGACGTTTTTCTTTCTTTCTCATCAACTGAGTCTACTGAATTAATAGATTTTTCTCCCTCTTTCGGAGGTTTAGGACTTGGCGGTATCACAGGAACGATATTTGAATCTTTATCTGTTCCGGGATTATTATTGATACGATACTTAGCTTTATTAGGGATGCTTGGTGTTAAATCATTTACAATATATGAAGTTAAATCTGCACCTTTTCTAATTTTCGCTTTGAACTCTAGATGAACATCTTTATTTGGATTTTCGAAAACTTGTTGTTGAGTTAATTCAACTGTTACAGTTTGACCATTTACTTTGATTTGTTTTTTATCTATTGGTTTTCCTGCTAATGTTGCTGTTACATATCCACGGAATTCCAATACATTTTCTAGTGTATCAAATATGCTAAATGCTGTTGCATTAGTTGGTACTTTAGTATCAATTGTATATGTAAACTCTTGCTCAAGCTCAGTTAACTGTTCTCTTTCTTTGCCATTTACTGCTTTCTTAATATCAGGTGTTGATGGCGGTGGTGTTACTGTTACAGTATTAGATTTTTTCTCTGGATCATTATTAATCTTATATGCTGCTTCATTAGGTACTTTAATTACACCATTGACAACATAGTTAGATAGGTTTGCTCCATCTTTAATCTTAGCTTTAAACTCAACTACTACTGCTTTTCCTGCTTTTGTTTTTACTTGGTCTTCTGATAGTTTTACTGTTAGTTTTTGACCATCAGTCTTAACGTCTTGGATTACTTCACCATCTACTGTAGCTTTTACATCTCCAACAAACTCTAAGACATCTTTGATTGTATCATTTACTTCAAACGCTATTTTATCTTGAGGTACTGTTGTTTCTACTTTATATATGAATTCTTCATTTGCTTTTTGCAAATCAGCATGTTCTTTATCATTAACTTTCTTAGTAATACCCGGATCTTTTGGTGACGGCGGTGTTACTGGCACTTCATTTGAATCTTTATGATATTTTGGATCATTGTTGATATCATATGAAGCTTTATTTGGTATTTCTACTTTACCATTATTTTGTATATATGCAGATAAGTTTGCTCCATCTCTAATCTTAGACTTGAATGTTACTTCAATTGCTTTTCCTGCATCTGATTTAACAGAATCTTCTGTAAATGAAATTAGAATTGTTTGATCTTTGACAGTTACAGTCGCTTTATCCCCTGCATCTTTTCCATCAATTTTCACTGTTGCAGTTCCTTTATCTCCTACAAACTCTAAGACATCTTTGATTGTATCTGTTATTTCAAACTTATTGGCATTAGCAGGCATTTGTGTAGATAGAGTATATGTGAACTCATCATTACGATTTGAAAGATCATAACGATTTGCTCCATTTACTTTCTTAGTAATTTCTGGAGTTGTTGGCGGTGGTGTTACTGTTACCGGAGGTGTTTCTTTTTTCAACTCTGGTCTGTCGCCTAAATTAATTTTATATTCAGCTGTATTTGGTACTTTTACACTCTTATCACCTGTAATATAAGGTTTTAATTCGTCTTGTGTTACACCATTTTTAAGTTTTGCCTTAAATTCAATTACTACCGCTTTTCCGCCTTTTGTTTTTACTTGGTCTTCTGATAGTTTTACTGTTAGTGTTTTTCCTTCAGTCTTAACATCAGCTATGTCTTCTCCATCTACTTTAGCTTTTACTTCTCCACTAAAGTCTAATACATCTTTTATTGTATCTGTTACTTCGAACTTAGTCGCATTGTGCGGCACTGTTGTTTCTACTTTATATGTGAATTCTTCATCCACTTTTTGTAGGTTAACATGTTCTTGATCATTTACTTTCTTAGTAATCTCTGGAGTTGTTGGTGGCGGTGTTACTGTTACCGGAGGCGTTTCTTTTTTCAACTCTGGTCTGTCGCCTAAATTAATTTTATATTCAGCTGTATTTGGTACTTTTACAGTTTTGTCTTCTGAGATATAATTTTTTAATTCGTCTTGTGTTACACCGTTTTTAAGTTTTGCCTTAAATTCAATTACTACCGCTTTTCCGCCTTTTGTTTTTACTTGGTCTTCTGATAGTTTTACTGTTAGTGTTTTTCCTTCAGTCTTAACATCAGTTATGTCTTCTCCATCCACTTTAGCTTTTACATTACCTTTATCTCCTACAAACTCTAATACATCTTTGATTGTATCTGTTATTTCGAAGTTTGTTGCGTTATGTGGTACGGTTGTTTCTACTTTATATGTGAATTCTTCATCTAATTTTTGTAAATCTACATGTTGTTTATCATTTACTTTCTTAGTAATCTCTGGAGTTGTTGGCGGTGGTGTTACTGTTACCGGAGGTGTTTCTTTTTTCAACTCTGGTCTGTCGCCTAAATTAATTTTATATTCAGCTGTGTTTGGTACTTTTACACTCTTATCACCTGTAATATAAGGTTTTAATTCGTCTTGTGTTACACCATTTTTAAGTTTTGCCTTAAATTCAATTACTACCGCTTTTCCGCCTTTTGTTTTTACTTGGTCTTCTGATAGTTTTACTGTTAGTGTTTTTCCTTCAGTCTTAACATCAGCTATGTCTTCTCCATCTACTTTAGCTTTTACTTCTCCACTAAAGTCTAATACATCTTTTATTGTATCTGTTACTTCGAACTTAGTCGCATTGTGCGGCACTGTTGTTTCTACTTTATATGTGAATTCTTCATCCACTTTTTGTAGGTTAACATGTTCTTGATCATTTACTTTCTTAGTAATCTCTGGAGTTGTTGGTGGCGGTGTTACTGTTACCGGAGGCGTTTCTTTTTTCAACTCTGGTCTGTCGCCTAAATTAATTTTATATTCAGCTGTATTTGGTACTTTTACAGTTTTGTCTTCTGAGATATAATTTTTTAATTCGTCTTGTGTTACACCGTTTTTAAGTTTTGCCTTAAATTCGATTACTACCGCTTTTCCACCTTTTGTTTTTACTTGGTCTTCTGATAGTTTTACTGTTAGTGTTTTTCCTTCAGTCTTAACATCAGTTATGTCTTCTCCATCTACTTTAGCTTTTACTTCTCCACTAAAGTCTAATACATCTTTGATTGTATCTGTTATTTCGAAGTTTGTTGCGTTATGTGGTACGGTTGTTTCTACTTTATATGTGAATTCTTCATCTAATTTTTGTAAATCTACATGTTGTTTGTCATTTACTTTCTTAGTAATCTCTGGTTTCGATGGTGGAGGTGTTACTGTTACTGGTGGTGTTTCTAATTCTTTTGGCTCACCAGTTGCATTAGCTTTGTTATAAATAACTTTTGCTTTATTAGGTATCTTTTCACGAGTAGCCCCATCTTTAATTTTTGCTGGGATTACTAATTCCACAACACTTTTTCCTTCTATTTGATTGAAGTGACCATCTTTAATTTTTGCTGTTATTTTTCGGCTTCCGCTGTCATAGCTTACATCAAAGTGATCTGCTGCACTACCTTTAATAAACGGTTGCTGTCCTTCCTGTAATTCTAGATCTTGATCTAAAACATCTTCAACTTTATATGTTCCATAATCTCTTATGTTACTTGGTAATGCAGTTTTGATATTATAATTATAAGCATTAGCTTGTTTTTCCCATGATGGAATATTTAAGTGATCTAATGTTTCATTAATCTTCTTAGTTATTGTTGGCTCATCAGGAGTTACAGTAACTATATTAGAATCTTTAGGATTATCATTTAAAATTACTGTTGAAATATTTGGAATTTTGATTACTCCATTTTGATCACGATATTTATCTAAGTTAGCTCCATCACGAATCTTAGCTTTGATTTGAATATGAATTAATGCTGGTCCTAAGTTTCCTTTATTGGCTAAATTAATTCTTATATTTAAACTTCTTGTAATATCTTTTTCTTGTAACTCTAATTTAACTTTATTTCCTTCAACTTTTACAAATTTTTGTAATGCTGGTACAGGTTTATTGTTAACAAGAACATTTACGTCATATTTTGTTGAATTGTTTTCATCTTTTATGATTTCTAATTCATCTTTTAATGTATCTTCTATAACATATTTTTTAGCTAATCCAGGCCATCCAGATTTAATATCATAAATGAATTTATCTTCACGTAATGGTAAATCATAATGTTCTTTACCATCTGTAACATTTTGATTTTCTCCACGGACTTTTTTCTCAATATTAGTTTCAACTGGGGGCACTACAAATACGTTATTAGACCTACGCACAGAAGCTGTTTCATCTGTTGGACTATTTGAATCTCCATTCCATTTGATAAATGCTTGGTTAAGTGGTCCTAATCCATCATTTTCTTGAAGGATTTTAATATAGTTACTTTGATTAGTTTCAAATGGATATTCATCTTTGAATTTTACTTTAACATGTAATGTATATTTTTTAAATTTATGAGCTCCGTATTCCCCTTCTTTTACAGTTTCTGTGTTTGTTCCTGGGGCTTTAGGAATATCAGCGACTACTATAGTATTTTCTTTACCAGTTTGAGGATCAGTTCCTTTAGTAGTTCTAATATTGAAATCTGGACGTTTAGCACCTGATTCATCAGTTACATACGCCTCTAAGAAATCAAATCGATAATTTAGCGGATCAACCAACATAGCATTCTTTTTCATATTCAGAGGAATATTATTCATTCTATATTCCACTGTATATTCGAAATTCTCATGCACAGTATTTAAGTTAGCTGCATAAGCCGTTCTCTTCGTTAAAATTGGATCTTCTAATGAACCACGGTCATTACTTGGATCTTGGTCTTTAATAGATTTTTTAACATTTGGATAACAATATTTTAATTCATTAACCTTAACTGTTTTGACACCTTTAGAACCAATTTCTGCTGTTTGATAGTCTCCAACACTGAAATGACCTACTAGCTCCCCTACTTGTCTTTCAACTGTTCCAGGAGTGTAATTGTCATCAGGAGCAACTTCATCTTCTTCATCCGTTTCTGGTGCTTCTTCTGTTCTAGATAATTCATAGTCAAACTTATTTTTACCAGGATTGAATGCTGCATCTGGAACTGATATTTCTACATCATTTCCATTTTGTTTAACTTCACCTTTGATTTGCGTCTTCTTGTCAGTTACATTATCAACTATTTGTTTTCCATTGATAGATACTGATTTAACTTTGTAGCCATCAGTAATTTTAAACTTACCTTTTACATTTTCTTTTACTAAAGCATTACCTACTGCAGCAAGCACTTTATCTGCAAAGGCGTTTATATCATTTTGTTCATTAACATAAAATGTAGCTGGTTTTCCATTAACAACTTTATCTGGAGAAGCAACATCTCTTAACGCACTAGAGAATATTTCTTGAACTGAGCGTGTATCTCCATTCATATTAACTCCAGTTCCAGCGTAACCATTCAGATAAGCATCACCATATTGCCCATATTTTTTAAAACTGTTTACATCTTCCCAGAAACCTACAACAACAGAACTGTTTGAACCTAGTTCATTTTTAAGCTTTTTCCCTGCTTCTGTTAATTCTTTAGCACGAGCAAGTATGTTTTGTGAAGCTTCCATTCCATAATAACTGCTATCTAATCCCCAAGCTTTAATAAGTTGGTCTTGACGATATCCACTATATTCTATAACTACTTTCCCGTCAGGACGACGAACTCCGTTAGCTACACCATCAGTGATAAGTAGGAATACTGTTTTACGCTCATTCTTCATTTTCTCTGGAGAATTTTGAACAGCTGATTTATATTTTGCTAATACTTCTTCAAGTGCAGGTACAGTAGGAGTCCCACCTTCAGTTTCCATATTATCAATAAAGTTGTGAATTCCATTTGAATCTTTTATAAGATCTGTTGACTCAACCTTATATCCTGGATTATATGCATAATATGATTCATATTTTTTAAAGTTGGTATCACTTCTATACCCTTGTTTCCATACTCTTTCATTATAATCATATTCACTATACCATTCATCATAGGTTATAGATCCATCTAAACCTTGGAAACTTCCAACCATAACTCTGTCAGATGTTTCTGGTGTATCTGTAAATACTAATCTAGGATTATCTGGATCATACTCTGTTTGTTTTACAGGTGTTGTTAAAGTTTTTAATGCTGCCTTAACCCCCCCAATGGTATTTTTAAATGATCCACTTGTATCTTGTAATATAACCAAATCGATTGGTTTTCTTGGTACCGTCCACTCGGTTTCTTGGGTTTTCTTGATTACTAAATCACAACCCTCTTGGTGTATTTGGGTACCTTCTCCAACTTGATTGATATTAACTATATCAGTGGCGTGAGCAATATTATTGTTCTTGGACACACCATTAAACATATTTAAAATCAGGATTAGTACCATAAATAACAACCCGAGTTTCTTTACTCTTTGTTTCATTTACATTTTCCTTTCAATTTAATAATATTAATTCATAATTTTTTATTTAATTAGTTTTTCTTTCTTCTAAAGATAGCCACTACTCCAGCAACTGCAAAAGCGAAAATTCCAGCAAATACACTATTATTTTCTGCTAGTCCTGTATTTGGTAACTTAGCTTCTCCAGAACCACTTTCTGTATTCCCATCTGAATTTTGATCTCCAGTACTTACATCTCCATTATTTTCACTAGTTCTTGTACCTTGTTTATCTTGTTGAGGGGCTGGATTTGGTGTTGGTTGCGGACTTGGTGTTGGTTGCGGACTTGGTGTTGGTTGCGGACTTGGTGTTGGTTGCGGACTTGGTGCCGGTTGTGGACTTGGCGTTGGTTGCGGACTTGGTGCCGGTTGCGGACTTGGTGCCGGTTGTGGACTTGGCGTTGGTTGCGGACTTGGCGTTGGTTGCGGACTTGGTGTTGGTTGTGGGCTCGGCGTTGGTTGTGGATTTGGTGTTGGTTGTGGATTCGGCGTTGGTGTCGGTTGTGGACTATCAGCTGACGCTTTTTTTGTTCCAACTCGATACACTTCGTTCACAGGCACCTTTGTTTCTTTCTCAACTAATTTTACTTTCGAAACTTCTATCCCATTTATAAGTTGAACTTTATAAGTGATTGTTTTTTCACCTTTTTCTCCAGGTGTTTTCAACACTCTTTGTCCTTCATCTAATGTTGGATCTTTTTCTTCTACTGTTTGGAAATCTACTTCTTTTGTTTCTGTTATTTCTTTTTCTTCAACTTTCATTTTCCCAACACGAACTACACGATTCACTGGCTCTTTCGTACGTTCTTCTTTTACTTTAGTGCGTGTCCCTGGAACTTCTTTTCCATCTTTAAACTTAGCTTTATAAGTAATTGTTAGTTCACCTTTTTCTCCAGGTGTTTTCTCTTCTTCTTTTCCTTCTTCCAACAACGGATCATCTTCTTTAACTGTCTCAAAGTCTATCTCTTGTGTTTCCGTTACTTCTTTTTCGATTTCTCCTGCATCTGCCGCTGGATTTAACCAGTCATTAATTTTTTTCAAGCGTGCTTCTAGAGCTGCTTTTTGAGCTGCGTATTCTGGAGCTATGTGCGAGATTCCGTTTAGCTTTTCTTTATTTTCTTCTATAGCTTCCTTAACTACATCCTTATCCCCTTCAGCTTTTAATTCCTCAAGATATTCTATCGCAGCTTTAGCATCTTTTACTAATTTTTTCTGTTGAGCATCAGGAATATCTTCATCAACAGGTGGGACATCTTCTTCAGCTAGTACCACATGTGAAAGTTCTGATAAATTAGTGGTTAGCACAAGACCGTTAAATGTTAAAACAGCTCCTGTTAAAATTGCTAATTTTTTATTTTTAAACATAATAATTTTCTCCTATCTTTTTTATATATTTTAAAACGTTAATATTATACTATATTTTTCGTTAAATATCAATTTTCATTACTCCTTTAAGTAAGGTTTTTATTATTCATTTAAAAATCTTGTTTTTTTGTATAAATTACCCTTTATTTCATCTATACCACACAATATTTTATATTATTTTTAGAAAAGTCTGATAATTAATTATTATAATATTTCTAATAATAATTATCAGTTGCATTTATTAGTACTACAAAAATAATTATATATTATAGATGTATAATATCTATGTAATTGTATTTAAAAATAAAAAAGACTACCTTGCCTGGTAATCTTTTAAAGTATAATTAGATTAATTTTTCAAAGGGACAAAAGGGTATCCCAACCCCGATAAGTTGGGATACATATAGAGCTAGACGACGTAGCCTTTTCCTACGCATTTCAAGCACTCTTTTGCCAAAAAAATTAGTTTAAATATTGTTGTATGTGTTGTTTAGTTGTGTATGTGTATGTAGTATGTTATTGTTGTATGAAAAATTTTTATTAAACTAATTCTATAATAGCTGTTTCTGCACCATCACCTTTACGTGGTCCAACGCGTAAGATACGAGTGTATCCACCATTACGGTCAGCATATTTAGGTGCTACTTCTTCAAATAATTTTTTAAGAGCTAATTGACTCTTACCTTCTTCAGTTGCTACTGCAACAGGTTGGATGAATTTAGCTGCATTACGTCTTGCTGCTAGATCACCTTTTTTACCTAATGTAATCATTTTTTCTGCTAATGAACGAACTTCTTTCGCTCTTGTAACAGTTGTTTCAATTCTACCGTGTACTAGTAGAGCAGTTACTAAGTTTCTTAACATCGCTTTACGGTGAGCTGATGTACGTCCTAATTTTCTGTAACCCA comes from the Gemella morbillorum genome and includes:
- the rplQ gene encoding 50S ribosomal protein L17, whose protein sequence is MGYRKLGRTSAHRKAMLRNLVTALLVHGRIETTVTRAKEVRSLAEKMITLGKKGDLAARRNAAKFIQPVAVATEEGKSQLALKKLFEEVAPKYADRNGGYTRILRVGPRKGDGAETAIIELV
- a CDS encoding G5 domain-containing protein, which gives rise to MFKNKKLAILTGAVLTFNGLVLTTNLSELSHVVLAEEDVPPVDEDIPDAQQKKLVKDAKAAIEYLEELKAEGDKDVVKEAIEENKEKLNGISHIAPEYAAQKAALEARLKKINDWLNPAADAGEIEKEVTETQEIDFETVKEDDPLLEEGKEEEKTPGEKGELTITYKAKFKDGKEVPGTRTKVKEERTKEPVNRVVRVGKMKVEEKEITETKEVDFQTVEEKDPTLDEGQRVLKTPGEKGEKTITYKVQLINGIEVSKVKLVEKETKVPVNEVYRVGTKKASADSPQPTPTPNPQPTPNPQPTPSPQPTPSPQPTPSPQPTPSPQPAPSPQPAPSPQPTPSPQPAPSPQPTPSPQPTPSPQPTPSPQPTPNPAPQQDKQGTRTSENNGDVSTGDQNSDGNTESGSGEAKLPNTGLAENNSVFAGIFAFAVAGVVAIFRRKKN
- a CDS encoding isopeptide-forming domain-containing fimbrial protein, which codes for MKQRVKKLGLLFMVLILILNMFNGVSKNNNIAHATDIVNINQVGEGTQIHQEGCDLVIKKTQETEWTVPRKPIDLVILQDTSGSFKNTIGGVKAALKTLTTPVKQTEYDPDNPRLVFTDTPETSDRVMVGSFQGLDGSITYDEWYSEYDYNERVWKQGYRSDTNFKKYESYYAYNPGYKVESTDLIKDSNGIHNFIDNMETEGGTPTVPALEEVLAKYKSAVQNSPEKMKNERKTVFLLITDGVANGVRRPDGKVVIEYSGYRQDQLIKAWGLDSSYYGMEASQNILARAKELTEAGKKLKNELGSNSSVVVGFWEDVNSFKKYGQYGDAYLNGYAGTGVNMNGDTRSVQEIFSSALRDVASPDKVVNGKPATFYVNEQNDINAFADKVLAAVGNALVKENVKGKFKITDGYKVKSVSINGKQIVDNVTDKKTQIKGEVKQNGNDVEISVPDAAFNPGKNKFDYELSRTEEAPETDEEDEVAPDDNYTPGTVERQVGELVGHFSVGDYQTAEIGSKGVKTVKVNELKYCYPNVKKSIKDQDPSNDRGSLEDPILTKRTAYAANLNTVHENFEYTVEYRMNNIPLNMKKNAMLVDPLNYRFDFLEAYVTDESGAKRPDFNIRTTKGTDPQTGKENTIVVADIPKAPGTNTETVKEGEYGAHKFKKYTLHVKVKFKDEYPFETNQSNYIKILQENDGLGPLNQAFIKWNGDSNSPTDETASVRRSNNVFVVPPVETNIEKKVRGENQNVTDGKEHYDLPLREDKFIYDIKSGWPGLAKKYVIEDTLKDELEIIKDENNSTKYDVNVLVNNKPVPALQKFVKVEGNKVKLELQEKDITRSLNIRINLANKGNLGPALIHIQIKAKIRDGANLDKYRDQNGVIKIPNISTVILNDNPKDSNIVTVTPDEPTITKKINETLDHLNIPSWEKQANAYNYNIKTALPSNIRDYGTYKVEDVLDQDLELQEGQQPFIKGSAADHFDVSYDSGSRKITAKIKDGHFNQIEGKSVVELVIPAKIKDGATREKIPNKAKVIYNKANATGEPKELETPPVTVTPPPSKPEITKKVNDKQHVDLQKLDEEFTYKVETTVPHNATNFEITDTIKDVLDFSGEVKAKVDGEDITDVKTEGKTLTVKLSEDQVKTKGGKAVVIEFKAKLKNGVTQDELKNYISEDKTVKVPNTAEYKINLGDRPELKKETPPVTVTPPPTTPEITKKVNDQEHVNLQKVDEEFTYKVETTVPHNATKFEVTDTIKDVLDFSGEVKAKVDGEDIADVKTEGKTLTVKLSEDQVKTKGGKAVVIEFKAKLKNGVTQDELKPYITGDKSVKVPNTAEYKINLGDRPELKKETPPVTVTPPPTTPEITKKVNDKQHVDLQKLDEEFTYKVETTVPHNATNFEITDTIKDVLEFVGDKGNVKAKVDGEDITDVKTEGKTLTVKLSEDQVKTKGGKAVVIEFKAKLKNGVTQDELKNYISEDKTVKVPNTAEYKINLGDRPELKKETPPVTVTPPPTTPEITKKVNDQEHVNLQKVDEEFTYKVETTVPHNATKFEVTDTIKDVLDFSGEVKAKVDGEDIADVKTEGKTLTVKLSEDQVKTKGGKAVVIEFKAKLKNGVTQDELKPYITGDKSVKVPNTAEYKINLGDRPELKKETPPVTVTPPPTTPEITKKVNGANRYDLSNRNDEFTYTLSTQMPANANKFEITDTIKDVLEFVGDKGTATVKIDGKDAGDKATVTVKDQTILISFTEDSVKSDAGKAIEVTFKSKIRDGANLSAYIQNNGKVEIPNKASYDINNDPKYHKDSNEVPVTPPSPKDPGITKKVNDKEHADLQKANEEFIYKVETTVPQDKIAFEVNDTIKDVLEFVGDVKATVDGEVIQDVKTDGQKLTVKLSEDQVKTKAGKAVVVEFKAKIKDGANLSNYVVNGVIKVPNEAAYKINNDPEKKSNTVTVTPPPSTPDIKKAVNGKEREQLTELEQEFTYTIDTKVPTNATAFSIFDTLENVLEFRGYVTATLAGKPIDKKQIKVNGQTVTVELTQQQVFENPNKDVHLEFKAKIRKGADLTSYIVNDLTPSIPNKAKYRINNNPGTDKDSNIVPVIPPSPKPPKEGEKSINSVDSVDEKERKTSRALKDNKEKFRYDIGTDISPNGYYKQFSITDELEKVLVPHKATIRISGDLIKEEEVLPELKKLKDKLKEHKEKLKELKPEKAEDKEFAKAVETAEAELTKAKTDLVKLKKSYNEIQDKDSAEATTAKGNVVKAEKAVEAAQAKLAEAKAKLAKANKPEKADEKVELEKLIKEVEDKIKEEEKTDKAKAVKLLNEALKSRNTKGEISDELAKKLGRLEIKGNKVEFEITDRTILKQLEGRKVTLSIYASIKEGADLSKYRNNGVTQIPNKAVIRFDHKPKVTNEVYVLPKIPPTIPPKTNIPPKKVLPKTGEHTNNLEWLGVMGIALILLRKRYSK
- a CDS encoding redoxin family protein, with the protein product MKKNILIITLIFTVILGIAIVIFISNENTKENTSNNVTIPQEQKSLINSALPNVAIKSSNNEEKKLSDFRNGKPTFIIYWASWCSDCRKQLPDVEKLYKEYKDKVNFVFVNVVDGERENVKQAKAYIKESNFTFDYYKSTDNAIDVMKVKKIPTKFIADKNGKIKEVQVEKYVAYEKLKTTLDKLL